One stretch of Rhodopirellula halodulae DNA includes these proteins:
- a CDS encoding FMN-binding protein — protein sequence MNQSIDNRSTVRILRIQGFRIAMLGWLLLGGLVVSAEDSVEFLNGTTLSGKVLEIRKPQKEFDFESSIAGQTVSRTYSYSAIHAVTFGGKRFVINPMKSASSDTSDVSNGETVQRSRNEVKQLIAELGASDPDWLDSTSLNHPKSLDLSWPMKAEGPWNESKNVGQYMWGRVNPNPSRWRSGVKLIYECMDLHQGNRELLKRDASALASKYFELFQDYPRAAYWYEKADAKVNQPTGVHLAECYYRLGNKAMAMAMLRGQSLHVDAIKLLGEMGELDQALKVADRFAKTRAFNEAFLNAGDALRSAGKHEEALRYYQQILDRNEARNAEYLQRFRGRASDSIEAIRLFEQADVSKVADGVYRDHARGYNGDLHVQVTVASGRIESVEVTQHKEKQFYAALTDTPKQIIDTQGVREIDGTSGATITSQAIVNATARALAQGAK from the coding sequence ATGAATCAATCCATTGACAACCGATCAACAGTTCGGATCCTGCGCATCCAAGGGTTTCGGATCGCGATGTTGGGATGGCTGCTCTTAGGTGGTTTGGTCGTATCCGCCGAAGACAGCGTTGAGTTTCTGAACGGGACGACCTTGAGCGGAAAAGTGCTGGAGATTCGCAAGCCGCAAAAGGAGTTTGATTTTGAATCTTCCATCGCGGGGCAAACGGTCTCTCGCACATATTCCTATTCCGCGATCCACGCCGTGACATTTGGCGGCAAACGGTTTGTGATCAATCCAATGAAGTCCGCTTCATCCGATACTTCGGATGTCTCCAATGGCGAGACGGTGCAACGCAGCCGCAATGAAGTGAAACAATTGATCGCTGAACTGGGGGCGAGCGATCCGGATTGGTTGGACAGCACCTCCCTCAATCACCCAAAGTCATTGGACCTCAGTTGGCCCATGAAAGCCGAAGGGCCGTGGAACGAGTCCAAGAACGTGGGCCAGTACATGTGGGGACGGGTCAATCCCAATCCGTCACGATGGCGATCCGGAGTCAAGCTGATCTACGAATGCATGGACCTGCATCAAGGAAATCGCGAACTGTTGAAGCGTGATGCTTCGGCTCTGGCCAGCAAGTATTTCGAGCTGTTTCAAGACTATCCCCGCGCGGCGTATTGGTACGAGAAAGCCGATGCCAAAGTGAACCAGCCAACCGGGGTTCACTTGGCGGAGTGTTATTACCGACTGGGCAACAAAGCGATGGCGATGGCAATGCTTCGTGGGCAATCCTTGCATGTCGATGCGATCAAGCTTCTTGGCGAAATGGGCGAACTGGACCAAGCTTTGAAAGTCGCCGATCGTTTCGCGAAAACGCGGGCCTTCAACGAGGCGTTTCTAAACGCCGGCGACGCACTTCGTTCGGCGGGCAAGCACGAAGAAGCCCTTCGGTACTACCAACAAATTCTGGATCGCAACGAAGCGAGGAACGCGGAATACCTCCAACGTTTTCGCGGACGAGCGAGCGATTCCATCGAAGCGATTCGCTTGTTCGAACAGGCGGACGTGAGCAAGGTTGCCGATGGCGTCTACCGCGATCACGCTCGAGGCTACAACGGCGACTTGCACGTCCAAGTTACCGTCGCCAGTGGTCGCATCGAATCAGTGGAGGTGACACAACATAAAGAGAAACAGTTTTACGCGGCGTTGACCGACACGCCAAAACAAATCATCGACACACAAGGCGTCCGTGAGATCGATGGGACAAGCGGGGCCACGATCACTTCGCAAGCCATCGTCAATGCGACGGCTCGCGCTTTGGCACAAGGAGCAAAATGA
- a CDS encoding non-reducing end alpha-L-arabinofuranosidase family hydrolase, which yields MMRWLGLVLLGTITSLLAVQRAIAEESVWKSGDFHWKVGPRLVSVNQEHFPESEHPWVAVKDPSIVRYQDRWHLFCTLRNQSKGDGRIRIGYCSFEDWPDAANADWRLLDLTMQYHGAPQIFYFEPQKKWYLIYQAVDESRGLSYGPCYSTNDSIDDAESWTKPAALYVVPEGKKAGLDYWVICDDSLAHLLFTSLNGQMWHAKTRLDQFPNQGWSEPEVVLTADIFEASHTYRIRDRQQYVTLVEAQHGKRRYFKLFVANHLDGPWSPLAASREKPAVSVRNVVNQEDSWATSYSHGEFLRAGHDQRLVIDPDNLTMLFQGADDREYQKGGYGDITWHLGLLKQVKLP from the coding sequence ATGATGCGTTGGCTTGGTTTGGTATTACTTGGCACGATTACATCGCTTCTGGCAGTTCAACGTGCCATCGCGGAAGAATCCGTCTGGAAATCGGGTGACTTTCATTGGAAAGTGGGGCCTCGGTTGGTTTCCGTCAACCAAGAACACTTCCCAGAGTCGGAACACCCGTGGGTGGCGGTCAAAGATCCCAGCATTGTGCGTTACCAAGATCGCTGGCATCTGTTCTGCACGCTGCGCAACCAGAGCAAAGGCGACGGACGCATTCGAATCGGGTACTGCAGCTTTGAAGACTGGCCCGACGCGGCCAACGCCGACTGGAGATTGCTGGACCTGACGATGCAGTATCACGGCGCCCCGCAGATTTTCTATTTCGAGCCGCAGAAGAAGTGGTACCTGATCTACCAAGCCGTCGATGAGTCTCGCGGGCTAAGTTACGGACCGTGCTACTCGACGAACGACTCAATTGACGATGCCGAATCATGGACCAAGCCGGCAGCGTTGTACGTCGTGCCGGAAGGAAAGAAAGCCGGACTGGATTACTGGGTGATCTGTGATGACTCGTTGGCTCACTTGCTCTTCACATCGCTGAACGGCCAAATGTGGCACGCGAAAACTCGGCTGGACCAATTTCCTAACCAAGGATGGAGCGAACCCGAGGTGGTGTTGACGGCGGATATCTTCGAAGCCAGCCACACCTACCGTATCCGCGATCGCCAGCAGTACGTGACGTTGGTCGAGGCCCAACACGGCAAACGCAGATACTTCAAACTGTTCGTCGCGAATCATCTGGATGGGCCATGGAGCCCTCTCGCCGCCAGTCGTGAAAAGCCGGCTGTCTCCGTTCGCAATGTCGTGAACCAAGAAGATTCTTGGGCGACGTCCTACAGCCATGGCGAGTTCTTGCGTGCTGGCCACGACCAACGCCTGGTGATCGATCCGGACAACTTGACCATGTTGTTTCAGGGAGCCGACGATCGCGAATATCAAAAGGGTGGATACGGTGACATCACTTGGCATTTGGGACTGCTGAAGCAGGTGAAGTTGCCATGA
- a CDS encoding 4Fe-4S binding protein, protein MSEAKITPVASRGLAIILGLMALLLGGALFFDWGAVDQWSDAGRAWGWLVTAISFSLAIVLAQTGWRDRRSPSRLRLDWYLPAIKRLPPSTNPSGSILGRTFRRLLPGLQSNWQTKQRGLLRRWLRRLGPSWVASPLRRLSQATCLIVFCWLFFYVCWPYHAQPNLTNTLADVTFVAFDQDSQAATFQASFSTKSDETANNRDHSGNDWKAGATWFLTSKQAASGSSPEQNALGEFAVIDKSEDSVLLRPVGDLSPLFVDVITGMSLSKEFEATDRDPLAWPDHYTENLDTKEWIPAETFLMIDPLLSLSTAIASRSWVWSLSCAAAILIVCVCVPRGFCGYLCPLGTTIDLFDWAIAGRTKRWRVPDEGWWVHVKYYLLAGILLAASAGLLVSGFFAAIPVVTRGYLFLFDPLQSGATRGWHLVPSMNVGHIVSVVMFFAVLGLGFLRPRFWCKYVCPSGAVFSLGNLFRLTERKVESSCIHCNKCVEICPFDAIKPDFTTRVTDCTLCQSCAGVCPTHAIKFVERSNLVQLKVENDPPTHETSLGRRGFLSLATGSAASIAGAAGITVLGKGLGANLDDPDAFRPIRPPGSVPEQEFLEMCIRCGECFKACPNNVLQPLGFEQGLEGLWTPVVQADWAGCESSCNACGQVCPTGAIRALPLDEKRHARMGLAIVNETTCLPFAGKESCDLCVQECISAGYDAIEYTQVGVEVDAQGNPVDGTGFTAPVVLADKCVGCGLCQTRCVAINVKERGVLDHSAIIVETGEGREDRVMSGSYKAMHDERQSASLRIIESDTETETPAAEATIQMDDPFGTESEPSDDISPF, encoded by the coding sequence ATGAGCGAAGCCAAGATCACGCCGGTTGCCAGCCGTGGATTGGCGATCATCCTCGGCTTGATGGCACTGCTTCTCGGCGGTGCCTTGTTTTTTGATTGGGGTGCCGTGGATCAGTGGAGCGACGCAGGGCGAGCATGGGGATGGCTGGTCACCGCGATCAGCTTCTCGCTGGCAATCGTTTTGGCTCAAACCGGCTGGCGAGATCGCCGCTCGCCTTCGCGGTTGCGTTTGGATTGGTATCTGCCGGCGATCAAACGTTTGCCACCCTCCACCAACCCCAGCGGTTCCATTCTCGGCCGAACCTTTCGGAGACTGCTGCCCGGTTTGCAATCCAATTGGCAAACGAAACAGCGCGGGTTGCTGCGACGTTGGTTGCGACGATTGGGCCCAAGCTGGGTTGCATCGCCGCTGAGACGCCTGAGCCAAGCCACTTGCCTGATCGTGTTCTGTTGGTTGTTTTTCTATGTGTGCTGGCCGTATCACGCCCAACCGAATCTTACAAACACTTTGGCGGACGTGACCTTTGTTGCGTTCGACCAAGACAGCCAAGCAGCAACGTTCCAAGCAAGCTTCTCGACCAAGAGCGACGAGACAGCCAACAATCGTGACCACTCGGGCAATGATTGGAAGGCGGGAGCCACTTGGTTTCTGACATCCAAGCAAGCGGCGTCGGGTAGTTCCCCCGAACAGAACGCGCTCGGTGAATTCGCGGTGATCGACAAGTCAGAAGACTCCGTTCTTTTGCGGCCAGTCGGAGATTTGAGTCCGTTGTTCGTGGATGTCATCACTGGAATGTCATTGTCCAAGGAGTTTGAAGCGACCGATCGTGATCCACTGGCATGGCCGGATCACTACACCGAAAACTTGGACACGAAGGAATGGATTCCAGCGGAGACCTTCTTGATGATCGATCCGCTGTTGAGTTTGTCGACCGCGATTGCTTCACGCAGTTGGGTATGGTCACTGTCATGTGCCGCCGCGATCTTGATCGTCTGCGTTTGTGTGCCCCGAGGCTTCTGCGGCTACTTGTGTCCGCTGGGCACCACGATCGATTTGTTCGACTGGGCCATTGCAGGCAGAACCAAACGCTGGCGAGTTCCCGACGAAGGGTGGTGGGTGCATGTGAAGTACTACTTGCTCGCGGGAATCTTGCTGGCCGCTTCAGCCGGCCTGCTCGTGTCCGGTTTCTTTGCCGCCATCCCCGTTGTCACACGCGGGTATTTGTTCCTGTTTGATCCATTGCAAAGCGGGGCTACTCGTGGCTGGCATTTGGTACCGAGCATGAACGTCGGGCATATCGTCAGCGTCGTCATGTTCTTCGCGGTGCTGGGACTGGGATTTTTGCGGCCTCGGTTCTGGTGCAAATACGTTTGTCCCAGCGGAGCGGTGTTCTCACTTGGAAACCTGTTTCGATTGACCGAGCGGAAAGTGGAATCCAGTTGCATTCACTGCAACAAGTGCGTCGAAATTTGCCCGTTTGATGCGATCAAGCCGGACTTCACCACACGCGTCACGGATTGCACGCTTTGTCAGTCCTGCGCGGGAGTCTGTCCGACCCATGCGATCAAGTTTGTGGAACGTTCCAACTTGGTCCAGTTGAAGGTTGAGAACGATCCACCAACGCACGAAACCTCCTTGGGGCGCCGAGGCTTTCTTTCGCTGGCGACCGGGTCTGCCGCTAGCATCGCGGGGGCAGCCGGAATCACCGTGCTAGGCAAAGGCTTGGGAGCCAACTTGGATGATCCCGATGCGTTTCGCCCCATACGTCCGCCGGGCAGCGTTCCCGAACAAGAGTTCTTGGAAATGTGCATTCGCTGTGGCGAATGCTTCAAAGCTTGTCCCAACAACGTGCTGCAGCCATTGGGTTTCGAACAGGGACTGGAAGGACTTTGGACGCCGGTGGTCCAAGCGGATTGGGCCGGTTGCGAATCGAGTTGCAACGCATGCGGCCAAGTTTGTCCGACCGGTGCCATTCGCGCGTTGCCCCTCGATGAAAAACGGCACGCTCGAATGGGATTGGCAATCGTCAACGAGACAACCTGTCTGCCGTTTGCCGGCAAAGAATCATGCGACCTGTGTGTTCAAGAATGCATTTCCGCCGGCTACGACGCGATTGAATACACACAGGTGGGCGTCGAGGTGGATGCGCAAGGCAATCCGGTGGATGGAACGGGGTTCACGGCGCCGGTTGTTCTGGCTGACAAATGCGTTGGCTGCGGTCTGTGCCAAACTCGTTGCGTCGCGATCAATGTGAAAGAACGCGGCGTCCTGGATCATTCCGCCATCATTGTCGAGACAGGTGAGGGCCGCGAAGACCGGGTGATGTCCGGGTCTTACAAAGCGATGCACGATGAACGTCAATCGGCATCCTTGCGAATCATCGAATCAGATACCGAAACAGAGACACCAGCCGCCGAAGCGACGATCCAGATGGATGATCCATTCGGAACGGAATCTGAGCCCTCCGACGACATCAGCCCGTTCTGA
- a CDS encoding putative quinol monooxygenase, with protein sequence MAKLTIVASIKVKSDQVDFVKSQLENLVPITREEAGCVQYDLHQDNENPAHFLFFEIWDSRELWQDHTNNDHIKAYQAATEGMVEEFVLHELTHIA encoded by the coding sequence GTGGCAAAACTGACGATCGTCGCCAGTATCAAAGTGAAATCGGATCAAGTCGACTTCGTGAAATCGCAACTGGAAAATCTAGTTCCGATCACTCGCGAAGAAGCGGGCTGCGTGCAGTACGACTTGCATCAGGACAACGAGAACCCGGCCCATTTTCTGTTCTTTGAAATTTGGGATTCTCGCGAATTGTGGCAGGACCACACCAACAACGACCACATCAAAGCGTATCAGGCTGCCACCGAAGGTATGGTGGAAGAGTTCGTCCTGCATGAGTTGACACACATTGCTTGA
- a CDS encoding alpha/beta hydrolase: protein MVSNLEPSSSELTHFETLDGRELHCQVDGPAAADLCWVVVHGLGEHVGCYPDFVQRMTDKGRGVVLYDQHGHGESPGARGDAPSFETLVDDITVALDFAAQQFPSAELVLLGHSMGGNLVLNQLLGRENQHVRRAVVTNPMILPPNPPTRPQAFAAWLTGKLIPHIRVSASIDPTQLTQDDDALRKIATDELVHESLSIGIGSQLLNHGIWLLDHASELEHDLLVLTGSEDELCDSQTTVDFVRQAGSHCQHVPLVGMRHSLLIEADRDRAYRAIEAWLEATSSE from the coding sequence ATGGTTTCCAATCTTGAACCAAGCAGCTCCGAGCTCACCCATTTCGAAACACTGGACGGAAGGGAGTTGCACTGCCAAGTCGACGGCCCCGCGGCGGCGGATTTATGTTGGGTGGTGGTCCATGGACTGGGCGAGCATGTCGGGTGCTATCCAGATTTTGTTCAGCGGATGACGGACAAAGGACGCGGGGTCGTCCTTTATGATCAACATGGTCATGGTGAAAGCCCCGGTGCTCGTGGCGATGCACCTAGTTTTGAGACGCTGGTCGACGATATCACGGTTGCACTGGATTTTGCCGCTCAGCAGTTTCCCAGTGCCGAATTGGTTTTGCTTGGTCACAGCATGGGCGGCAACTTGGTACTCAATCAATTGCTCGGTCGAGAAAACCAGCATGTCCGCCGCGCGGTGGTCACCAACCCAATGATTCTGCCGCCCAATCCACCAACCCGACCGCAAGCCTTCGCGGCTTGGCTGACCGGAAAGCTGATCCCGCACATTCGCGTTTCGGCATCGATCGACCCGACACAATTGACGCAGGACGATGACGCACTTCGCAAAATTGCAACGGACGAGTTGGTCCACGAAAGCTTGTCGATTGGGATTGGCAGCCAGCTTCTCAATCACGGAATTTGGTTGCTGGATCACGCAAGCGAGCTTGAACATGACTTGCTGGTGCTGACGGGCAGCGAAGACGAACTCTGTGATTCCCAAACGACGGTTGACTTCGTTCGCCAAGCGGGATCGCATTGCCAACATGTCCCGCTGGTGGGCATGAGGCATTCGCTCTTGATTGAAGCGGATCGCGATCGCGCTTACCGAGCCATCGAGGCGTGGCTGGAGGCGACTTCCTCGGAATGA
- a CDS encoding EcsC family protein, producing the protein MNENLLTDELPADALEELRIAKKTLEHHGIADRLTEMIGAPITASLRMLPDGVESAVHAAIDKSLHVALDVALKTLGEGEGSGGKLGKPKLLSHKVLAGLSGAAGGALGGATVVAELPVSTVLILRSVADIARSEGEDLAQVETRLACLEVFALDPGNDAEIDDETEIGYFAVRAAMAKQIKDASTYILKHGVRDQAAPPLVRLVAQIGKRFGVVVSEKLAAQAIPVIGAVGGALINSYFIDHYQDLARAHFTIRRLERQHGEALIREAYSNLEVK; encoded by the coding sequence TTGAACGAGAACTTGCTGACGGACGAACTTCCCGCTGATGCTTTGGAAGAACTTCGAATCGCGAAAAAGACGTTGGAGCATCATGGGATCGCGGATCGGCTGACCGAGATGATTGGTGCACCGATTACCGCTTCGCTACGCATGCTGCCCGACGGTGTCGAATCCGCAGTCCATGCGGCGATCGATAAATCGCTGCACGTCGCATTGGACGTGGCACTCAAAACACTGGGCGAAGGCGAGGGCTCGGGCGGCAAATTGGGCAAACCCAAACTGCTGTCACACAAAGTCCTGGCCGGTTTGAGTGGGGCCGCGGGAGGTGCGTTGGGCGGAGCGACCGTGGTGGCGGAATTGCCCGTTTCAACGGTGTTGATTCTACGTAGCGTCGCGGATATCGCACGCAGTGAAGGCGAGGATTTGGCGCAGGTCGAAACACGTTTGGCGTGCTTGGAAGTCTTCGCATTGGATCCGGGAAATGATGCCGAGATCGATGATGAAACCGAGATCGGATACTTCGCCGTACGAGCCGCCATGGCCAAACAGATCAAAGACGCATCGACCTACATTTTGAAACACGGCGTGCGTGACCAAGCTGCTCCACCTTTGGTTCGCTTGGTGGCTCAAATTGGCAAGCGATTTGGCGTCGTTGTCAGTGAGAAACTGGCGGCTCAGGCGATCCCAGTAATTGGTGCGGTTGGCGGAGCGTTGATCAACAGCTACTTCATCGATCACTACCAAGATCTCGCTCGGGCCCACTTCACCATCCGCCGACTCGAACGGCAGCACGGCGAAGCGTTGATTCGCGAAGCCTACTCGAACCTGGAAGTAAAGTGA